In one window of Hyalangium ruber DNA:
- a CDS encoding TfuA-like protein: MASVIVFLGPSLSQERARAILDAEYRPPARKGDIYRVLASGVKTIVLIDGIFHSGPSIWQRELLAALDEGIEVFGASSMGALRAAELHSFGMVGYGTIFEWYRDGLINADDEVALRHAPEDMGYRALSEPLVNIRYTLRQAVADGKLSEDESERLLTFMRETYYPERSYRRLLECPLLRDWPKPRVAEWKQYLRENAVDLKSRDASGVLRHCAQRERVGRSGSSDRVDLWREEFQRVSLGFRQLGSGTTPVAGHTLFRAARQSQELWDATSQRVLRQWFILDWARQRELTCPETSVRAFESHWARANDVVDAGTWARAHGLTRQEHTALLAERALLSWLLESGPGAFGLEWDRDAVARLEAHLSRERPPRTSEAEERAFIVAWARESGVRCPPAERDALFASWGLGSATSQVDAARSLELAPERLLRVLEERALAEWVIAQGPTRFGRAHDLEVAVVQELQLSGRTASLLTPGQPS, translated from the coding sequence GTGGCATCGGTCATCGTCTTCCTAGGCCCGTCCCTCAGCCAGGAACGGGCCCGAGCCATCCTGGACGCCGAGTACCGCCCGCCGGCGCGCAAGGGCGACATCTACCGGGTGCTGGCCTCCGGGGTGAAGACCATCGTCCTGATCGATGGAATCTTCCACAGCGGGCCCTCCATCTGGCAGCGGGAGCTGCTCGCCGCGCTGGACGAGGGCATCGAGGTATTCGGAGCCAGCAGCATGGGTGCGCTCCGCGCCGCGGAGCTCCACTCCTTCGGGATGGTGGGGTACGGCACCATCTTCGAGTGGTACCGCGATGGTCTCATCAACGCGGACGATGAAGTGGCGCTGCGCCACGCTCCCGAGGACATGGGGTATCGCGCGCTGTCGGAGCCGCTCGTCAACATCCGCTACACCCTGCGCCAGGCGGTGGCCGACGGAAAGCTCTCGGAAGATGAGTCGGAGCGACTCCTGACCTTCATGCGAGAGACGTACTACCCCGAGCGTTCGTACCGCCGCCTTCTCGAGTGCCCCTTGCTGCGCGACTGGCCCAAGCCGCGAGTGGCGGAGTGGAAGCAGTACCTGCGCGAGAACGCCGTGGACCTCAAGTCTCGCGACGCGAGTGGCGTCCTGCGGCACTGCGCCCAGCGGGAGCGGGTGGGCCGGTCTGGTTCGAGTGACCGGGTGGATCTGTGGCGCGAGGAGTTCCAGCGCGTGAGCCTGGGCTTCCGTCAGCTGGGAAGTGGCACCACGCCCGTCGCGGGGCACACCCTCTTCCGCGCGGCGCGCCAGTCCCAGGAACTCTGGGACGCCACGAGCCAGCGCGTGTTGCGCCAGTGGTTCATCCTCGACTGGGCGCGCCAGCGCGAGCTGACCTGCCCAGAGACCTCCGTGCGGGCCTTCGAGAGCCACTGGGCCCGCGCGAACGACGTCGTGGACGCGGGGACCTGGGCACGTGCCCACGGGTTGACGCGCCAGGAGCACACGGCCTTGCTCGCCGAGCGCGCCCTGCTGTCCTGGCTGCTCGAGTCGGGCCCCGGAGCATTCGGACTGGAATGGGATCGAGATGCCGTGGCCCGACTCGAAGCGCACCTGTCCCGAGAGCGGCCCCCGCGGACCTCCGAGGCCGAGGAGCGGGCTTTCATCGTGGCCTGGGCTCGCGAGAGCGGCGTGCGGTGTCCCCCCGCTGAACGCGACGCCCTCTTCGCATCGTGGGGGCTGGGCTCCGCCACCAGCCAGGTGGATGCCGCCCGCTCACTCGAGCTCGCACCGGAGCGACTCCTCCGCGTCCTCGAGGAGCGGGCACTCGCGGAGTGGGTCATCGCGCAGGGCCCTACCCGGTTCGGACGCGCGCATGATCTCGAGGTCGCCGTCGTCCAGGAGCTCCAGCTGTCGGGACGCACCGCCAGCCTCCTGACCCCTGGGCAGCCGTCATGA
- a CDS encoding JmjC domain-containing protein: protein MVAPFQLNWPDFVARYWRKQPVHFRKLFPTEFLAKHDAFRILSAASKSANKPGEQVALRFFVDKSYREFDARGFLPSNDASIEDYTRRVTEALNGRGFAVVLNKAHTWDIGLWRQARGFVKGLYSEIGVPESTDAVIWYSRTEVTGFGVHEDPIDNLLVMLDGRKRFRMWAPEVLQRHPHLVGHAGYESILGEAQTFDLEPGDVLYIPQGYYHVSEAGSEPALQLSILMAVHKHYWIESIQRDATKLIDSRLSKVEKSQTIPSFQPDKARRSPEMPENLNTMLEAFESIGTDLRLAVSRKWLARLSGLGLEAAPKQEPRELKDTDTVWVDPSEPVLFQVQEGQLLGAIYGHSFAVQAHPKLVELFRDLNSGQKYKVRELIKKHSGEATVRKKQYALDAAFIRSMLGRLYSMRAIQVEEAAARPARSSTKLPVKRATKPSAKKRVRSEAR from the coding sequence ATGGTGGCGCCGTTTCAGCTGAACTGGCCTGACTTCGTTGCTCGCTACTGGCGGAAGCAGCCCGTACACTTCCGCAAGCTCTTCCCGACAGAGTTCCTGGCCAAGCATGACGCGTTCCGGATCCTCTCGGCGGCGAGCAAGTCCGCCAACAAGCCTGGCGAGCAGGTCGCCCTGCGCTTCTTCGTCGACAAGTCCTACCGGGAGTTCGATGCCCGGGGCTTCCTGCCCTCCAATGATGCGTCGATCGAGGACTACACGCGCCGTGTGACGGAGGCGCTCAACGGGCGTGGCTTCGCGGTCGTGCTGAACAAGGCACATACCTGGGACATCGGGCTGTGGCGACAGGCGCGCGGCTTCGTCAAGGGGCTCTACTCGGAGATCGGCGTGCCGGAGAGCACCGACGCGGTCATCTGGTACAGCCGCACCGAGGTCACGGGATTCGGTGTCCATGAGGATCCCATCGACAACCTCCTGGTGATGCTCGATGGGCGCAAGCGCTTCCGGATGTGGGCGCCCGAAGTGCTGCAGCGCCACCCCCATCTGGTCGGGCATGCCGGCTACGAGTCCATCCTCGGGGAGGCCCAGACGTTCGATCTCGAGCCGGGCGACGTTCTCTACATCCCCCAGGGCTACTACCACGTCTCGGAGGCCGGCTCCGAGCCCGCCCTCCAGCTCAGCATCCTGATGGCGGTCCACAAGCACTACTGGATCGAGTCGATCCAGCGAGACGCCACGAAGCTGATCGACTCGCGGCTCAGCAAGGTCGAGAAGAGCCAGACGATCCCCTCCTTCCAGCCGGACAAGGCACGCCGCTCGCCGGAGATGCCCGAGAACCTCAACACCATGCTGGAGGCCTTCGAGAGCATTGGCACGGACCTGCGTCTGGCGGTCTCTCGCAAGTGGCTCGCCCGCTTGAGCGGCCTGGGGCTCGAGGCCGCGCCAAAGCAGGAGCCGCGTGAGCTCAAGGACACCGACACGGTCTGGGTCGATCCTTCCGAGCCGGTCCTGTTCCAGGTGCAGGAGGGGCAGCTGCTTGGCGCCATCTATGGGCACTCGTTCGCCGTCCAGGCGCACCCCAAGCTCGTCGAGCTGTTCCGCGATCTGAACAGCGGCCAGAAGTACAAGGTGCGTGAACTGATCAAGAAGCACAGCGGCGAGGCGACGGTCCGCAAGAAGCAGTACGCGCTGGATGCCGCGTTCATCCGGTCGATGCTCGGGCGGCTCTACTCGATGCGTGCCATCCAGGTCGAAGAGGCCGCCGCGCGGCCAGCCCGCTCATCCACGAAGCTGCCCGTGAAGCGGGCCACGAAGCCGTCCGCGAAGAAGCGCGTCCGGTCCGAGGCGCGCTAG
- a CDS encoding JmjC domain-containing protein yields MTSAPPIGWKNFIARYWRKAPVHFPAAFRPGLLSPDEGFEIFATASRATAEKPGSRVPLHFFTGKGFKESDPRPFLPLADKSLEAYTQRLATQLPGQNFVLALNHAEAWNDSLWLRCRTFLQELYEGVGIPENTDLVFWLSRAGVSGFGVHNDPFDHLIFVLTGRKRFLLWPTDIIRAHPEVVNDTTYLGIRDQSLIVDLEPGDMLYIPQGYYHVVEGDNQPCFQFSLAITSERMLWLDWFRGSMWRAQEPQLREVPASMTIPLIPPQGGEVTAPLPEHLEQLTHAFSGIGSSMRLQVARGWLARLTSLGLGPPQERDTRAITDDDTLQGDSDNPILLYALGDSLVGAARGHSFVTRASEGVQALVERLNSGQRWRVGALLDEQTATWHWSASDRAEAHQLLTQLHRVRALELGSLLPGAVD; encoded by the coding sequence ATGACGTCAGCGCCGCCGATCGGCTGGAAGAACTTCATTGCGCGGTACTGGCGCAAGGCTCCAGTGCATTTCCCAGCGGCGTTCCGGCCGGGGCTTCTTTCGCCCGATGAGGGCTTCGAGATCTTCGCCACGGCGAGTCGGGCAACGGCGGAGAAGCCAGGCAGCCGCGTCCCGCTCCACTTCTTCACGGGCAAGGGCTTCAAGGAGTCGGACCCCAGGCCCTTTCTGCCGCTCGCGGACAAGTCCCTCGAGGCGTATACGCAGCGGCTGGCCACCCAGCTGCCCGGGCAGAACTTCGTGCTGGCGCTCAACCATGCCGAGGCCTGGAATGACTCGTTGTGGCTGCGGTGCCGTACCTTCCTGCAAGAGCTCTACGAAGGTGTCGGGATCCCGGAGAACACGGACCTGGTCTTCTGGCTGAGCCGGGCAGGCGTCAGTGGCTTCGGTGTCCACAATGATCCGTTCGATCACCTCATCTTCGTGCTCACGGGCCGCAAGCGGTTCCTGCTGTGGCCCACGGACATCATCCGCGCCCACCCCGAGGTGGTGAACGACACCACCTATCTGGGAATCCGAGACCAGAGTCTCATCGTCGATCTGGAGCCCGGGGACATGCTCTACATCCCCCAGGGCTACTACCACGTCGTGGAGGGCGACAACCAACCGTGCTTCCAGTTCAGCCTCGCCATCACCTCCGAGCGAATGCTCTGGCTCGACTGGTTCCGGGGCTCGATGTGGAGAGCGCAGGAGCCCCAGCTCCGCGAGGTGCCCGCGAGCATGACGATTCCGCTGATCCCCCCCCAAGGGGGTGAGGTGACAGCTCCCCTACCCGAGCACCTCGAGCAGCTGACCCATGCCTTCTCGGGCATCGGCTCCAGCATGAGGCTCCAGGTGGCCCGGGGCTGGCTGGCGCGGCTGACGAGCCTCGGGCTTGGTCCCCCGCAGGAGCGGGATACGCGCGCCATTACCGACGACGATACGCTCCAGGGCGACTCCGACAACCCCATCCTGCTATACGCCCTGGGCGACTCGCTGGTGGGGGCCGCGCGGGGGCACTCGTTCGTGACACGCGCGAGCGAGGGTGTCCAGGCGCTGGTGGAGCGCCTCAACAGTGGCCAGCGGTGGCGCGTCGGTGCGCTGCTCGATGAGCAGACGGCGACGTGGCACTGGTCCGCCTCCGACCGCGCCGAGGCCCATCAACTGCTCACGCAGCTCCATCGCGTGCGTGCATTGGAATTGGGGTCCCTGCTCCCAGGGGCCGTGGATTGA
- a CDS encoding MBL fold metallo-hydrolase, giving the protein MPRLEAWFLGGVLHRLLQAKFEPRGCRAVLERMNGRVTRPVLRPQCVDDGGMVIDDSALFPEPGPWQLDFQAPEAKWNSELPADVLPAIAHFLRLATHTEDVQGLREVWPFQEEDALELLRPTPPPEVRWPVPDKPGIYRREHASLLLRSRTTSILVDPVSLDRRMPYMSEAPVHLPSQGVDAVVITHGHGDHWHLPSLLTHLATPDVPVLVPRMPRISLLSPQHFEASLRACGQNVLAPAWGETVKVGDIEIDILPFYGEQPAREGPALKPGLRNWGNCYRFTTEDFSCVLLVDGGTDPAGSMEHVLASSFARRGPVDVLLACQREFQSPFFGGLSDIWAALPWAQLCGLHEDYQRGQLKNTTAGTQGIAEACGAAGSRYFLAYANGFQGVGKPITDIGWGSGEPSEAACNGLLREQLKRRNITTEVPEWSPGDAACFSRGQLSLERPSLR; this is encoded by the coding sequence ATGCCGCGGCTCGAGGCGTGGTTTCTGGGCGGCGTGCTCCACAGGCTGCTGCAGGCGAAGTTCGAGCCGCGGGGGTGCCGCGCGGTGCTGGAGCGCATGAATGGCCGGGTGACGCGTCCCGTGCTTCGCCCCCAGTGCGTGGATGACGGAGGGATGGTCATCGATGACAGCGCGCTGTTCCCCGAGCCCGGTCCCTGGCAATTGGACTTCCAGGCGCCCGAAGCAAAGTGGAACTCCGAGCTGCCCGCGGACGTGCTCCCGGCCATTGCCCACTTCCTTCGCCTGGCCACCCACACGGAGGATGTCCAGGGCCTGCGCGAGGTGTGGCCCTTCCAGGAGGAGGACGCGCTCGAACTGCTTCGTCCCACGCCTCCTCCCGAGGTGCGCTGGCCCGTGCCGGACAAGCCCGGCATCTATCGTCGCGAGCACGCGAGCCTGCTGCTCCGATCGCGCACGACGAGCATTCTGGTGGATCCGGTCAGCCTGGATCGCCGCATGCCCTACATGAGCGAGGCGCCGGTCCACCTTCCTTCCCAGGGCGTGGACGCCGTGGTCATCACCCACGGCCACGGAGACCACTGGCACCTTCCCTCGCTGCTGACCCATCTGGCCACGCCAGACGTTCCGGTGCTGGTGCCGCGCATGCCCCGCATCAGCCTCCTCTCCCCCCAGCATTTCGAGGCGTCCCTCAGGGCGTGTGGCCAGAACGTGCTGGCGCCCGCCTGGGGAGAGACGGTGAAGGTGGGGGACATCGAGATCGACATCCTGCCCTTCTATGGCGAGCAGCCCGCGCGAGAGGGGCCTGCCCTGAAGCCGGGCTTGCGCAACTGGGGCAACTGCTACCGCTTCACCACGGAGGACTTCTCGTGTGTGTTGTTGGTGGATGGCGGAACCGACCCCGCGGGGAGCATGGAGCACGTGCTGGCCAGTTCCTTCGCGCGGCGTGGCCCCGTCGATGTGCTCCTAGCGTGCCAGCGAGAGTTCCAGTCCCCCTTCTTCGGAGGACTGAGTGACATCTGGGCGGCGCTGCCATGGGCGCAGCTGTGCGGCCTCCACGAGGACTACCAGCGGGGGCAGTTGAAGAACACGACAGCCGGGACCCAGGGGATCGCCGAGGCCTGTGGCGCGGCCGGGTCCCGCTACTTTCTCGCCTATGCCAACGGTTTCCAGGGGGTGGGCAAGCCGATCACGGACATCGGCTGGGGCAGTGGTGAGCCCTCTGAAGCCGCCTGCAACGGACTGCTGCGCGAGCAGCTGAAGCGCCGAAACATCACCACCGAGGTCCCCGAGTGGAGCCCCGGGGACGCGGCGTGTTTCTCGCGAGGGCAGCTGTCGTTGGAGCGGCCCTCTCTTCGCTGA
- a CDS encoding HEAT repeat domain-containing protein: protein MKYLVLALVLLTACSAPVRQTVGAPSAQTAAAPEAAPSAQSAAPVPPTSTYVFEGVEVFGSHKVPKEKLLELIGLPAPGTRFDLEKGEFTPYLIESKPRLLAAYNFPFCRYSLVAYPPTHTFRVTVDLVDPGDEWRMRFSPEPQGDIPDPEGLLAAWGDYQKTYWKLSSEGAVPEYSKGSCRAINCYGGFDHSELVPLEQRFIDGVPRNAEALTRVLREDRDSSKRMTALMLLPYLHSREQLVRIILPSVRDSFEGVRNEALRLLGTAQAGQKRVIIPLEPVLEALWYPLVTDRNKAAWALVRIVETEGAAHRQQILDKAGAMLVEMAGMQQKTDAEPARKVLTILAGKDLGEDAAAWRQWVEQTRGAEKARR from the coding sequence ATGAAATACCTCGTCCTCGCACTCGTCCTTCTCACCGCCTGCTCCGCTCCCGTTCGCCAGACCGTCGGAGCCCCCTCTGCCCAGACCGCTGCCGCGCCCGAGGCGGCCCCCTCCGCACAGAGCGCTGCGCCAGTCCCTCCCACGTCCACCTATGTGTTCGAGGGTGTGGAGGTGTTCGGCTCGCACAAGGTGCCCAAGGAGAAGCTGCTCGAGCTCATCGGTCTGCCCGCCCCGGGCACTCGCTTCGATCTCGAGAAGGGGGAATTCACCCCGTACCTCATCGAGAGCAAGCCCCGCCTCCTGGCCGCCTACAACTTCCCTTTCTGCCGGTACTCACTCGTCGCCTACCCGCCGACCCATACTTTCCGTGTGACCGTGGATCTGGTCGATCCCGGAGACGAGTGGCGCATGCGCTTCTCCCCCGAGCCGCAGGGCGACATCCCGGATCCAGAGGGCCTCCTCGCCGCATGGGGGGACTATCAGAAGACCTACTGGAAACTGAGCAGTGAAGGCGCGGTTCCCGAATACAGCAAGGGCAGCTGCCGTGCCATCAACTGTTACGGCGGCTTTGATCACTCCGAACTCGTGCCCCTGGAACAGCGCTTCATCGACGGAGTGCCTCGCAACGCCGAGGCGCTCACGCGCGTGCTGCGCGAGGACCGTGACAGCTCCAAGCGGATGACCGCGCTCATGCTCCTGCCCTACCTCCACTCGCGCGAGCAGCTGGTGCGGATCATCCTCCCGTCGGTGCGCGATTCCTTCGAGGGCGTGCGCAACGAGGCGCTTCGCCTGCTCGGTACGGCGCAGGCGGGCCAGAAGCGCGTCATCATCCCCCTCGAGCCCGTCCTGGAAGCGCTCTGGTATCCGCTCGTGACGGACCGCAACAAGGCGGCCTGGGCACTCGTTCGTATCGTGGAGACCGAGGGTGCCGCTCACCGCCAGCAGATCCTCGACAAGGCGGGCGCGATGCTCGTGGAGATGGCGGGCATGCAGCAGAAAACCGACGCCGAGCCCGCTCGCAAGGTGCTCACCATCCTGGCGGGGAAGGATCTCGGCGAAGATGCGGCGGCCTGGCGCCAGTGGGTCGAGCAGACGCGCGGCGCGGAGAAGGCCCGTCGGTAG
- a CDS encoding JmjC domain-containing protein — MNRSAPSRAFWRRFSARHWLESPLHQQQPRVPFQLTPDELFAALVAASEASQGGSASGLVRFYIGDALVPDTSYLPARTDGSLDAYVERLERLLQGRKFGLIVNAIQGHSFALWSRLREFLHGFYQATGVPPYVAEAGIFFGNYESTAFGVHQDQVDVMMFVLRGRKTMRFWEPTALELPEVVRHRHAYQPLLSRSTSARAEAGDFVYWPAGHWHVGESEGLSLTLNVALGTRGGTAANPTPMMSPAEVVASAVRGVLSARMPPSSAVQQRGSELALAGSKPVPLAKSLRAAVKMLRESMRDGELECRLLAADLSRQTGFGFQPIPSLLPSRTISHEDVVRGDERYPILWARAGDKLVLSANGRALTTSFQPVVVRVLKRLNQGLPVPVSAFVRQRRPVSEAVIPLLEHLYRCRAISLAEPSLRE; from the coding sequence ATGAACCGTTCCGCGCCTTCGCGCGCATTCTGGCGCCGTTTCAGCGCTCGTCATTGGCTCGAGTCACCGCTGCACCAGCAGCAGCCTCGGGTTCCGTTTCAGTTGACCCCCGACGAGCTCTTCGCGGCGCTGGTCGCGGCGAGTGAGGCCTCTCAGGGGGGCTCTGCCTCGGGTCTGGTGCGGTTCTACATCGGCGATGCGCTCGTGCCGGACACCTCCTACCTGCCGGCTCGTACCGATGGTTCGCTCGACGCCTACGTCGAGCGTCTGGAGCGCCTTCTGCAAGGGCGCAAGTTCGGGCTCATCGTGAACGCGATCCAGGGGCACAGCTTCGCGCTCTGGTCCCGCCTTCGTGAGTTCCTGCACGGCTTCTATCAAGCCACCGGTGTTCCGCCCTACGTGGCGGAGGCGGGGATCTTCTTCGGGAACTACGAGTCCACGGCGTTCGGCGTCCATCAGGACCAGGTCGACGTGATGATGTTCGTGCTGCGAGGGCGCAAGACCATGCGCTTCTGGGAGCCTACGGCGCTTGAGCTCCCCGAGGTCGTGCGCCACCGACACGCGTACCAGCCACTCCTGTCACGGTCGACCAGCGCGCGCGCGGAAGCCGGTGACTTCGTGTACTGGCCAGCGGGCCACTGGCACGTCGGAGAGTCCGAAGGCCTCTCGCTGACACTGAACGTCGCACTGGGGACCCGTGGCGGAACGGCGGCGAACCCCACTCCCATGATGTCCCCCGCCGAGGTCGTTGCCTCCGCTGTTCGTGGCGTGCTGAGCGCCCGGATGCCGCCCTCGAGCGCTGTCCAGCAGCGAGGCAGCGAACTCGCCCTTGCTGGGAGTAAGCCCGTGCCCCTCGCGAAGTCGCTCCGGGCCGCGGTCAAGATGCTGCGTGAGTCGATGCGTGATGGAGAGTTGGAGTGCAGGCTGCTCGCCGCGGATCTGAGCCGGCAGACGGGTTTTGGCTTCCAGCCGATTCCGTCGCTGCTACCGTCCCGGACGATTTCGCACGAGGACGTCGTTCGTGGGGATGAGAGGTATCCCATCCTGTGGGCGCGCGCGGGCGACAAGCTCGTGCTCTCGGCCAACGGACGGGCGCTGACGACTTCGTTCCAGCCGGTGGTGGTGCGCGTGCTCAAGCGATTGAACCAGGGCCTTCCGGTTCCGGTCTCCGCCTTCGTGCGCCAGCGGCGTCCGGTGTCGGAAGCGGTGATCCCACTGCTCGAGCACCTGTATCGCTGTCGGGCCATCTCGCTTGCCGAGCCCTCCTTGCGAGAGTGA
- a CDS encoding MvdC/MvdD family ATP grasp protein — protein MILIVTSRGDAHALAAERAFEKKGVAFRTWYIDDHPPTLEMAFRPGGARPRGTLGRGGETIALDDIRAVWHRKPKPMQYPAGLDPQLVLESQQETGEGLRALFLHLEDRFWVNPPWHERELALSKVHQLEVASALGFRVPRTLLTNDPQELQAFYRSCGGEVIYKLVSGVAIPGVLQNGRVLYTTKLTPRHLAEVERLVAAPGLFQEYIPKRSELRVNVIGRKVFATLVDSQQVEESRVDWRRGQDRGLEFRAHELPPAIEERCRAFTRSLGLAFGALDLILTPDGDYVLLEINPAGQWLWIERETRQPLLDNLTEMLLQGTTDYVDSMPERRVTPDDTLRYLSELER, from the coding sequence ATGATCCTGATCGTCACCAGCAGAGGCGATGCACACGCGCTGGCCGCGGAGCGTGCCTTCGAGAAGAAGGGCGTGGCCTTCCGCACGTGGTACATCGACGATCATCCCCCGACGCTCGAGATGGCGTTCCGGCCCGGAGGAGCCCGGCCGCGCGGCACGCTGGGGAGGGGAGGGGAGACGATCGCCCTCGATGACATCCGGGCGGTGTGGCATCGAAAGCCCAAGCCCATGCAATACCCGGCGGGGCTCGACCCCCAGCTCGTTCTGGAGAGCCAACAAGAGACCGGAGAGGGGCTCAGGGCGCTCTTCCTTCACCTGGAAGATCGGTTCTGGGTCAACCCCCCCTGGCACGAGCGAGAGCTGGCGCTCTCCAAGGTCCACCAGCTCGAAGTGGCCTCCGCGCTCGGGTTCCGCGTGCCCCGAACCTTGCTTACCAACGACCCGCAGGAGCTTCAGGCGTTCTACCGGAGCTGTGGCGGAGAGGTCATCTACAAGCTGGTCTCGGGGGTCGCCATTCCCGGTGTTCTCCAGAATGGGCGGGTCCTGTACACGACGAAGCTGACGCCGCGACACCTGGCCGAGGTCGAGCGGCTGGTGGCTGCTCCCGGGTTGTTCCAGGAGTACATCCCGAAGCGCTCCGAGCTTCGGGTCAATGTCATCGGCCGGAAGGTCTTCGCGACGCTCGTCGACTCTCAGCAGGTCGAGGAGAGCCGAGTGGACTGGAGGCGAGGGCAGGATCGTGGGCTCGAGTTCAGGGCGCACGAACTCCCTCCAGCTATTGAGGAGCGGTGCCGTGCCTTCACACGGAGCCTGGGGCTCGCCTTCGGGGCGCTCGATCTCATTCTCACCCCGGATGGGGACTATGTCCTCCTCGAGATCAATCCGGCGGGACAGTGGCTGTGGATCGAGCGGGAGACCCGGCAGCCGTTGCTGGACAACCTCACGGAGATGCTCCTCCAGGGGACGACGGACTACGTCGACTCGATGCCCGAGCGGCGCGTAACACCCGATGACACCCTCCGATACCTCAGCGAACTCGAGCGATGA